The following coding sequences lie in one Xiphophorus maculatus strain JP 163 A chromosome 4, X_maculatus-5.0-male, whole genome shotgun sequence genomic window:
- the LOC111608347 gene encoding uncharacterized protein LOC111608347: MQRCYLSQKVKGLKPGTSRVQAICKYAEPVPDSVNAQFWKLIRDMHHDDVAKVVQSEKCILKFGEHLFNKHGQDVTRHEYIRQKMRETARVVLQGKKDGKLETLPDFFVPANFPHVIDAVKKVAGLDERTNVFKTPSLALKLGHNLKKVANVLECEAMISGDENTIHNVRIFKQICETRWSECVSSHALRTLNEAKWNAPQLIPFAEDVRKMHQYLDTKRMECQRNLKEEAVKKNWAELAKITLCEVIIFNRRREGEVSKMPLNAFTLRDTSVTHPDVELALSELEKKLCKHFQRIEIKGKRGRKVPILLTPNMASSMELLVQNRRNCDVLDENPYMFGRPQTLNHFRGSDIIREMAQNCGAKHPGALSSTKLRKHMATMSKVLNLKDNEMDDLADFLGHDIRVHRQYYRLPEGTLQLAKISKVLLALERGQLSHFKGRNLDEISIDPQEKMSVDSGSDTEEEVDSAERDADTSSSRSPDVDGNKKVENGQFGVTRRCTTEVGQSNDLPSAKERSDDEVLADMEVSGNSNTTNGPPQKKRLKWNQEEIQAVEKTLMDCIDSGKVPGKAQCMKCIETSPVALKDRTWQGIKFYVKNRIDALKRETFKRR, encoded by the exons ATGCAGAGGTGTTATCTCAGTCAAAAAGTCAAAGGACTGAAGCCAGGAACATCTCGAGTCCAAGCCATTTGCAAATATGCAGAGCCAGTACCAGACAGCGTCAATGCACAGTTTTGGAAACTAATACGTGACATGCACCATGATGATGTAGCAAAAGTTGTCCAAAGTGAGAAGTGCATCTTGAAATTTGGAGAACATTTGTTCAACAAACATGGTCAAGATGTTACAAGACACGAATACATCCGACAGAAGATGCGCGAAACCGCACGAGTTGTTCTGCAAGGGAAGAAAGATGGCAAGTTGGAGACGCTCCCAGACTTCTTTGTGCCAGCTAACTTCCCTCATGTTATAGATGCAGTTAAGAAAGTGGCTGGCTTGGATGAAAGAACAAACGTCTTCAAAACGCCATCTTTAGCACTCAAGTTGGGTCACAACCTCAAGAAAGTGGCAAATGTTCTTGAATGTGAGGCTATGATCTCAGGCGATGAGAATACCATTCACAATGTGCgaattttcaaacaaatctgTGAGACCAGATGGAGCGAGTGTGTCTCTTCCCATGCTCTTAGGACTTTGAATGAGGCTAAGTGGAATGCTCCTCAGCTTATTCCCTTTGCTGAAGACGTTAGGAAAATGCACCAGTATCTTGACACAAAAAGGATGGAGTGCCAGAGGAACCTGAAGGAAGAAGCTGTAAAGAAGAACTGGGCTGAACTTGCCAAGATCACGCTTTGTGAGGTGATAATATTCAACCGGAGAAGAGAGGGAGAAGTATCCAAGATGCCACTGAACGCTTTCACCTTGAGAGATACCTCTGTCACCCATCCAGATGTGGAGCTTGCTTTGTCAGAACTTGAAAAGAAGCTGTGTAAACACTTCCAGCGAATTGAGATAAAAGGCAAACGTGGCCGAAAGGTTCCCATTCTCCTAACTCCTAATATGGCATCATCAATGGAGTTGCTTGTCCAAAATCGCCGCAATTGCGACGTGTTGGATGAGAATCCATACATGTTCGGGAGACCACAGACTCTCAATCACTTCAGAGGATCGGATATTATTCGTGAGATGGCTCAAAACTGTGGAGCAAAACACCCTGGAGCATTGTCCTCAACCAAACTGAGGAAGCACATGGCCACCATGTCAAAGGTACTTAACCTAAAGGACAATGAAATGGACGACCTAGCTGACTTCCTTGGCCATGACATTAGAGTTCATCGTCAGTATTATAGATTGCCTGAAGGGACATTACAGTTGGCAAAAATCAGTAAAGTGTTGCTGGCACTAGAAAGAGGACAGCTCTCCCACTTCAAAGGAAGAAATCTGGATGAAATCAGCATTGATCCACAAG agaaaatgtctgtGGACAGTGGATCAGACACTGAAGAAGAGGTTGACTCAGCTGAGAGGGATGCTGATACTTCATCTTCCAGATCACCAGATGTGGATGGcaacaaaaaagtagaaaatg GTCAATTTGGGGTGACCAGGAGATGCACCACTGAAGTTGGACAAAGCAATGATCTGCCCTCAGCAAAAG AGAGGTCAGATGACGAGGTACTGGCAGACATGGAAGTCTCTGGCAACTCCAACACGACTAACG GCCCACCACAAAAGAAGAGACTGAAGTGGAACCAAGAAGAAATCCAGGCAGTGGAGAAAACACTCATGGACTGTATTGACTCTGGAAAGGTTCCTGGGAAAGCCCAGTGTATGAAGTGCATTGAAACCTCACCAGTAGCCCTCAAGGACAGGACATGGCAAGGGATTAAATTCTATGTGAAAAATCGCATAGATGCATTAAAACGAGAGACTTTCAAAAGAAGGTAA